The DNA window ATGGATGAACCCACCTCGGCGATTGGCGAAGAGGATGCGCAAAAAATCTTTCAGACGCTTCAGCAACTGGCGGCGAAAGGTAAAGGCATTATCTATGTCTCCCACCGTTTGTCAGAGATATTCCAAATCGCGGACAGCTACACCATCTTCCGCGACGGCGCCTATATCCATGAAGGTTATATCGCCGACATTACCCGTGAACAGCTGATCGAACACATTATTGGCGGCGAGTACGACAGCGAGTTCGCCAAATTCAATCAGCCCGGCGAAGAGATCTTGCTGGAGATCAACAACCTGTGTTGGCGCAGCAAGATAAAAGATATCAGCCTGCAACTGAAGCACGGTGAGATCCTGGGCATCTATGGGCTGGTGGGATCGGGCCGCAGCGAGTTTCTCGATCTTATCTTCGGCGTTCAGCATGCCGACAGCGGCACGATCCGCGTGGGCGACAAGACGCTGAACCGCCATTCTCCGCGCAAGGCCATCGACAGCGGTATTGCCTACGTGACGGAAGATCGCAAGGAAACCGGTCTGGTGCTGTGCCGCTCCGTCAGTGAAAACATCAATATCGCCTCTTTTGCCACCATCAGCCGGATGGGGTTTGTCAGCGAGAAACGGGAGCAGGCGCGAACCCGCGACATGATCCAGCGCTTCAACGTTAAAACCCACGATGGCGAACAGCCCGTGGGCAACCTGAGCGGCGGCAACCAGCAAAAGGTCGTGCTGGGCCGTTGGGCGCTGCTGGATCCGGAGGTTTTGCTGCTCGACGAGCCGACGCGCGGTATCGACGTCGGGGCCAAGAAAGAGATCTATCGATTTATGTCGGAGTTCGCCCTGCAAAACAAAGGGATCATTATGGTTTCCTCCGAGCTTTCGGAAATTATCGGCATGAGCGATCGCATATTGGTGTTTCGTGACGGGCAGTTGGCCGGCGAGCTTTCGGCAGCCGATGCGACCCAGGCAGCACTGATGAAACTTGCGGTTTAACAGAGAGAGAAAAAAAATGAGCAGCGCCCACTCCTTATCACCAGGAATTTCATTTTTCACCCGCAATAAGCGCCGTATGCACAAATACGGCATTATCATCGCCTTTTTCGCACTGTGCCTGATCGTGGCGCTGATTGGCGAATATCAGGTCGCTCAGGGGGCCTGGAGCAGCAACTATTTTCTCAGCAATGAAAACACCCTGATCGTCCTGCGCCAAGTCTCGATCAACGGCATTCTGGCCATCGGCATGACCTTTGTCATCATTACGGCCGGTGTCGATCTCTCCGTGGGCTCGGTGCTGGCCTTAAGCGGGATCGTCGCCGCCCGCTTCGCCACCAACAACAGCGGATTGGCTATCGGCGACACCGCGACCGCCGTCATGGCGCCGCTGATTGTGGCGCTGGGTATCGGCATCGTTTGCGGCCTGGTGAACGGCACCGTGTTGGCGCGCTACCGGCTGCAGCCGTTTATCGTCACCATGGGCATGCTCTCCGCGGCGCGCGGTTTAACCATGTTGACCACCAACGGCAATCCGGTATCGCAATTGAACAGCGATTTCCGCTGGTTAGGCAATGGCTATGTCGGCGGCGTTCCTGTGCCCGTCATCATCTTCATCGTGCTGTTCGCCCTCGCCTGGCTCGTGCTGAATAAAACCCTCTTCGGGCGCTACATCTACGCCGTCGGCGGCAACCCGAAAAGCGCGCGCACCTCGGGGATTAACGTGACCCGCATCAAAATACTGGTGTATACGCTGTGCGGCGCGCTGGCCGGTATCGCCGGCCTGATCCTCACGGCGCGCACCGGTTCGGCGCAGACCAACGCCGGCGCAGGGTATGAGCTGGACGCCATCGCGGCGGTAGTGATCGGCGGCACCAGCATGGCCGGCGGCGTCGGTACGCTGGTCGGCACCTTCTTCGGCGTGCTGATTATCGGGGTGATGAATAACGGCCTCGATCTGCTCGGCGTGCAATCGTATTACCAACAAATTATCAAAGGCGCATTGATCGTCCTTGCCGTATTGCTCGACCCCTCGCGTAAGCAACAGCGCGATTAATAACATCAGACCCAACTCTACCAGGAGAAAACCATGAATAAGACCAAGATAGCGTTGTTTGCCTCTGCCCTGATGCTGGGCAGCCTGTCGGCAGCTCAGGCCGCCCCGGTTAAAATCGCGGTATTGATGTACGGCAACAAAGCCGAGTTCGTGCAATTGATGGAAAGGTTCGGGAAGGAACACCCGGCGGTGAAAAGCGGCGAAGCCGTGCTGACGTTCTACGATGGGCGTTATGATGCATCGGTGCAAAACGATCAGGCCGCCACCGCTATCCAAACGCGCGCCGATGCCATTATCGTCAACCCTATGGATTTTGAAGCCAATATCGATATCGTCACTAATGCCAACGAAGCCAAAATCCCGGTGGTGGTCACCAACGCGCGCCTGAACACGGACGCGATGACGTCTGAAGTGGTGTCTAATGACGAGTTGGGGGGGTATCTGGAAGCCAAAGCCGTACTGGACAAACTCGACTGCAAGAACCAGAAGGTGAACGTAGTGATTATCGAAGGCCCGAAAGGCGGCAGCGGCGAGATCCAGCGCGGCAAGGGTAACGATAAAGCGATTGCCGAGTGCGGCGCCGGCCAGGTCACGGTACTTGAGCGCAAAACGGCCAACTGGTCACGCGCGGAAGCGCAGCCGTTGATGGAAAACTGGCTGCAGAAACACCGGGGTAAAATCAACGGCGTGATTGGCCAAAACGACGAGATGGCGCTGGGCGCTATCGAGGCAATTAAAGGCGCCGGCCTGAATGTGAAGGACTTCGCAATTGCCGGCGTTGACGGCGTTTCCGACGCGATTCATGCGGTACAGGCCGGTGAAATGGTCTCTATTCTGCAAGATGCCAAAGGCCAGATGCAGGGTTCCATTGACGTCGCGCTGCGCGCCGTGAAAGGTGAAAGCTATCAACCACAGTCGGACATCTGGAAGCAGTACGCCAAGGATCTGAAATGGGAGGGTGGCACGCAGAAGCATTACTACATTCCGTGGACCGTCGTTACCGCAGAAAACGCCCAAGCGCTGTTGGACGCCCGTAAATAACCCCCCCGCCCCCTGGCTCCAGGGGGCCCTGCCTGGGCGCTTGCCTGCAAAAAAAAAAGCCAGCACGGAGTGGCTGGCTTAAAAGTTCTTCGAGGGAATATCTTGTTCGATAAACATACGCCTTTCACTGCGGGCTTTGCTAGCTATCAGTGCGATAGGCACCCTCAGTTAAAATCAACGCCTGCATATCGGTAAACATCGTTTCCCATTCCGCCTGGCTGATATCCATCAAACCAAAGTAACGCAGCATAAAGGCGCCTTCGGTGGCGAGAAACGCCAGGCGCGCGCGCTTGCCTTCTTCCGTCGTCAAATCCAAACCGGCGATGCGGCTGCGATACCATTCGCGCGTACTCGCCAGATGCTCCGGCGTTTGGATCAGCGTCGCCATCAGCCCGGCGGCCTTGGCGCTGGCGGTCTGATCCGAACTGTGGGTGGCCAGCATATGCGCCCGCACGGCGGTCTGCGGCGAAGGATCGTCGCCGGCGATAGCGGCGAACAGCGCCTCGTAGGCACTGCCCCAGCGATCGAACATGGCATCGATAAGCGCGTCTTTGCTGCCGAAGCAATACTGCACCCCGCCCTTGGAGATCCCCATCGCTTTGGCGACAGCGTCGATGGTCAAGCCGGCGGCACCCTGGGTGGCGACGATCTCTTCGGCGGTGTCCAAAACCTTGTCGCGATCGATGCTGCGTTGACGTCCCATTAAGAAACCCTTCTTTTCAATACGAACGTATGGATATATATTATCATCAGTATACCACCCGGCGTCGCCGGTGGCTTACCCGAATGGCGGCGCCTCCGCGCCGCCCACGTTAACTGGATATGAATTATGTACGCCAAGAACCGCTGGTTGATCCTGACGATGGTCGCCAGCGCCCTGTTCCTGATCGTCATCGATATGACGGTGTTATATACCGCCCTGCCGCGCTTAACCCAGGCGCTGGACGCCAGCGCCTCGCAAAAACTCTGGATCGTCAACGCCTATCCGCTGGTGGTGGCCGGCCTGCTGCCCGGTGCCGGCATGCTGAGCGATCGCATCGGCCATAAACGGCTGTTTCTCGCCGGGCTACCGGTGTTTGCCGTCGCGTCGCTGTGCGCCGCGTTCTCGCCCACCGCCGAGTGGCTGATCGCCGCCCGGGTGTTCCTCGCCGTTGGCGCGGCGATGATGATGCCCGCCACGTTGTCCATCGTGCGCCACGTCTTTACCGACGAACGCGAGCGCGCGCTGGCGATCGGCATCTGGGCCTCGGTGGCCTCCGGCGGCGCGGCCATCGGCCCGGTGGTCGGCGGCCTGCTGCTGGAGTATTTCTGGTGGGGTTCAGTGTTCCTGATCAATGTGCCGGTCGTGCTGCTGGTCTGGCCGCTGGCGTGGAAACTGATCCCGCGCTGCGGTGGCGATAACCCGCGCCCTTCGGACATCGTCGGCTCGGTGCAGATCATGATTGGCCTGGTCGGCGCTATCTATGCGCTGAAGGAGCTGAGCAAGCCGACGCCTGATGCGATCGCCCTCCTCGTGGCGGCCACGATCGGCGTGTTGTTCCTGGTGCTGTTCGTGCGTCGTCAGCAGCGCAGCGCCCACCCGATGATCGATTTCTCCCTGTTCCGCAACCGGTTGTTCGCGGGCGGCATCGGCGTGGCGTTGCTGTCGATGGTGGCGCTGATCGGCGTCGAGCTGGTGCTCAGCCAACGCCTG is part of the Serratia marcescens genome and encodes:
- a CDS encoding sugar ABC transporter ATP-binding protein, producing the protein MTRDPHTPAPAYLLEVSGVRKAFGPVVALKNAEFCLRRGSIHALCGGNGAGKSTFLSILMGFIQPDGGDIFINGERCEFHHPREALNAGIAIVQQELSAIPDLTVAENIWLGREPRRLGFVDFTTLNQRTTRLLKELDFKIDAREKMRNLSVAEQQLVEIAKALSHANADIIIMDEPTSAIGEEDAQKIFQTLQQLAAKGKGIIYVSHRLSEIFQIADSYTIFRDGAYIHEGYIADITREQLIEHIIGGEYDSEFAKFNQPGEEILLEINNLCWRSKIKDISLQLKHGEILGIYGLVGSGRSEFLDLIFGVQHADSGTIRVGDKTLNRHSPRKAIDSGIAYVTEDRKETGLVLCRSVSENINIASFATISRMGFVSEKREQARTRDMIQRFNVKTHDGEQPVGNLSGGNQQKVVLGRWALLDPEVLLLDEPTRGIDVGAKKEIYRFMSEFALQNKGIIMVSSELSEIIGMSDRILVFRDGQLAGELSAADATQAALMKLAV
- a CDS encoding ABC transporter permease, producing MHKYGIIIAFFALCLIVALIGEYQVAQGAWSSNYFLSNENTLIVLRQVSINGILAIGMTFVIITAGVDLSVGSVLALSGIVAARFATNNSGLAIGDTATAVMAPLIVALGIGIVCGLVNGTVLARYRLQPFIVTMGMLSAARGLTMLTTNGNPVSQLNSDFRWLGNGYVGGVPVPVIIFIVLFALAWLVLNKTLFGRYIYAVGGNPKSARTSGINVTRIKILVYTLCGALAGIAGLILTARTGSAQTNAGAGYELDAIAAVVIGGTSMAGGVGTLVGTFFGVLIIGVMNNGLDLLGVQSYYQQIIKGALIVLAVLLDPSRKQQRD
- a CDS encoding substrate-binding domain-containing protein, which gives rise to MNKTKIALFASALMLGSLSAAQAAPVKIAVLMYGNKAEFVQLMERFGKEHPAVKSGEAVLTFYDGRYDASVQNDQAATAIQTRADAIIVNPMDFEANIDIVTNANEAKIPVVVTNARLNTDAMTSEVVSNDELGGYLEAKAVLDKLDCKNQKVNVVIIEGPKGGSGEIQRGKGNDKAIAECGAGQVTVLERKTANWSRAEAQPLMENWLQKHRGKINGVIGQNDEMALGAIEAIKGAGLNVKDFAIAGVDGVSDAIHAVQAGEMVSILQDAKGQMQGSIDVALRAVKGESYQPQSDIWKQYAKDLKWEGGTQKHYYIPWTVVTAENAQALLDARK
- a CDS encoding TetR/AcrR family transcriptional regulator produces the protein MGRQRSIDRDKVLDTAEEIVATQGAAGLTIDAVAKAMGISKGGVQYCFGSKDALIDAMFDRWGSAYEALFAAIAGDDPSPQTAVRAHMLATHSSDQTASAKAAGLMATLIQTPEHLASTREWYRSRIAGLDLTTEEGKRARLAFLATEGAFMLRYFGLMDISQAEWETMFTDMQALILTEGAYRTDS
- the smfY gene encoding multidrug efflux MFS transporter SmfY; this encodes MYAKNRWLILTMVASALFLIVIDMTVLYTALPRLTQALDASASQKLWIVNAYPLVVAGLLPGAGMLSDRIGHKRLFLAGLPVFAVASLCAAFSPTAEWLIAARVFLAVGAAMMMPATLSIVRHVFTDERERALAIGIWASVASGGAAIGPVVGGLLLEYFWWGSVFLINVPVVLLVWPLAWKLIPRCGGDNPRPSDIVGSVQIMIGLVGAIYALKELSKPTPDAIALLVAATIGVLFLVLFVRRQQRSAHPMIDFSLFRNRLFAGGIGVALLSMVALIGVELVLSQRLQLVLGLSPLQAALFILPIPLASALAGPVAGLLLPRYGERSIILGGFVLTTLGIAGLAAWYQSGMAPQLVSLALVGFGLGGVITAASTAIMLNAPEEKSGMAASIEDVSYELGGVLGVTLLGGLMTAVYSHSLALPAELPVSDLAYDSIDEALRLAAGLAADRAQQLTQLARLAFDRAFITVLIAAALLMALGAGAVKLALRK